The following proteins are encoded in a genomic region of Mycteria americana isolate JAX WOST 10 ecotype Jacksonville Zoo and Gardens chromosome 14, USCA_MyAme_1.0, whole genome shotgun sequence:
- the LOC142416971 gene encoding bactericidal permeability-increasing protein-like, whose protein sequence is MGAQSLAVACGALALCLALAGATNPGFVVRITQAGLDYAHQQGIAILEKELAQLKLPDISGDFRIRHVGKVHYEISRLDLRSFHLPYSRISLVPSVGLQVSISNAFAEVDGNWRVKIHFIRDHGSFDLKVENIYIKISLKLGSDTSGKPTIDTSDCSTRISKVRVHFSGRFGWLYNLFYSVIESRFRKALESKVCENVVDSVRTELQPYVQTLPVTARIDAMAGIDYSLVAPPAATAQSLDVDLKGEFFSLAHRSTVPFPPPALAFPLDHDRMVYFGASSYFFNTAGFAYHAAGALVFEITDSMIPKGVDFHLNTSTFSAFVPQLEKMYPDMLMKLRLSAASAPFLNIGPGGLALKPVVDIQAYAILPNSSLAPLFLLSLTGNVSAVIDIKSSHIVGSLKVGRMKLSLKHSDVGAFQVRTLQSIMNIFASSILLPRLNARLDQGFPLPLPDRIQLSNILVRFHQNLLLLGADVRYQPRARR, encoded by the exons ATGGGAGCGCAGAGCCTGGCAGTGGCTTGCGGGGCGCTGGCTTTGTGCCTGGCACTCGCCGGGGCCACCAACCCCGGCTTCGTGGTGAGGATCACCCAGGCAGGCTTGGACTACG cccatcaGCAGGGGATCGCgatcctggagaaggagctggccCAGCTGAAGCTGCCGGACATCTCGGGTGACTTTCGCATCCGGCACGTGGGCAAGGTGCACTATGAGATCTCCAG gttgGACCTTCGCAGTTTCCACTTGCCATACTCGCGGATTTCCCTGGTCCCCAGCGTGGGCCTGCAGGTCTCCATCTCCAACGCCTTCGCCGAGGTGGACGGGAACTGGCGGGTGAAGATACACTTCAT ccggGACCACGGTTCGTTTGACCTGAAGGTGGAGAACATCTATATCAAAATCAGCCTGAAGCTGGGCAGCGACACCTCCGGGAAACCCACCATTGACACCTCTGACTGCAGCACCCGCATCTCCAAAGTCCGGGTACACTTTTCGGGCCGGTTTGG aTGGCTTTACAACCTCTTCTATAGTGTTATTGAGTCCAGATTCCGGAAGGCCTTGGAGAGCAAG GTCTGTGAGAACGTGGTCGACTCCGTGCGCACCGAGCTCCAGCCTTACGTCCAGACCCTGCCAG TCACGGCCAGGATAGATGCCATGGCTGGCATCGATTACTCCTTGGTGGCACCCCCAGCTGCTACGGCCCAGTCCCTGGACGTGGACCTGAAG ggtgAATTCTTCTCCCTGGCCCACCGCTCCACCGTCCCCTTCCCTCCGCCGGCGCTGGCCTTCCCCCTGGATCACGACCGCATGGTTTACTTTGGGGCCTCCAGCTACTTCTTCAACACAGCCGGCTTTGCCTACCACGCAGCCGGAGCGCTGGTCTTTGAAATCACAGACTCCATG ATCCCAAAGGGCGTTGACTTCCACTTGAACACCTCCACCTTCTCAGCCTTCGTTCCCCAG CTAGAGAAGATGTACCCAGACATGCTGATGAAGCTCAGGCTGTCCGCCGCCTCCGCCCCCTTCCTGAACATCGGACCAGGGGGGCTCGCGCTCAAGCCTGTCGTGGATATCCAGGCTTACGCCATCCTTCCCAACTCCAGCCTggctcctctcttcctcctcagcctg ACAGGCAACGTGTCTGCCGTCATCGACATAAAATCCAGCCACATAGTTGGAAGCCTGAAGGTGGGCAG GATGAAGCTCTCTCTGAAGCATTCGGATGTTGGCGCTTTCCAG GTGCGAACGCTGCAGTCCATAATGAACATATTTGCTTCCAGTATCCTGCTCCCACGTCTTAATG CCAGGTTAGATCAGGGCTTCCCTCTGCCGCTGCCGGACAGAATACAGCTTTCCAACATCCTCGTGCGGTTTCACCAG aatctcctgctgctgggagcgGACGTTCGCTACCAGCCCCGGGCACGAAGATAA